DNA from Synechococcus sp. CBW1108:
ACAGACGGAAGGAGAGGGACAGGGGCTTGGTGAAATCCTCGACGATCTTGAACGGGAGCATGATCGGCGTCGGCTCCACGTAGTACTCGAAATAACGCAGGCCCTTGCGGCTCAAGCCCGCATAGAAATAGGCCAGCGAAACCAACAGGGCCAGGGCGATGGTGGTGTTGATGTCAGCGGTGGGAGCGCCGAGCTCACCACTGGGCAGATGGATCAGCTTCCAGGGAACCAGGGCGCCGCCCCAGTTGCTCACGAAAATGAACAGAAACAGGGTGCCGATGAAGGGCATCCAGTCGCGATAGGCCTTCTCGCCGATCTGCTCCCTGGAGAGGTCGCGGATGTAGTCCCACACGAACTCGAGCAGGTTCTGGGTGCCGCGGGGATCCCGTTCCAGCTTGCGGGTACCCACCACCACCAGGGCCAGGAGAGCTCCGATCACAACCCAGGAGCTCAGGAAGACCTGGCCATGGATCTTGAGATTGCCAAGCTGCCAATAGAGGTGTTTACCAACCTCCAATTCGGCAAGGGGAAGGGTGAGAGGCATTGGAGCCAGCGAGGGGGGAGTTCGGTATCGCCGAAGCGACGGAACGGTGGGAAAGTTTTAGCTGTCGAAGACAGCCTGGAGAATCAGGGCCGGCTTGTAGAGCAAAAAGCCCAGCAGGGCCGGCAGGATTGAAAGCTGGGGCAACCTGGAGGCCACCAGCACCAGGACCACGGGCACCAGCAGCTGGGTTCTGCTCAAGCGGCGGGAGTTTTCTCCAAGCCGGGTAACGCTGCGGCTGAGCAGCCACAGGTAGAGCAAGCCAGCCACGGATCCCACCAACAGGCTGAAGGCCGTGGCTAGGGATCCGGCGATGGCGGTGACCACCACGACAACTGCAGAAAGCAGCATGGTGGCGACCAACAGCCGGCGCTGGAGCCGAAAATAGCTGTCCATTCCATTGCTGGAATCTCCATCACTGGAATCGGCCGGGGCACGATCCCCAACGACGGGGACATCCACCTGGCTAGGGAGGGAAATCGACAAGCGCTTAACCCCCCTGTAAGGCGCGCGGAATCTATCACGTGCAGGTCACAACACCGGCAGCAACAGCCGCTGCTCCAACAGCTGGCGGGCCACCGCCGCCCGGGTGGCGGCTGGCCAACCCAGGGGCAACTGGCCGATCGAGAGGTTGGGAGCCTGCTCGAGCGCCCGCATTAGCTCAAAGCTCTCCTGGCTCAGGCTGAGCGGCTGCAGATCCGGGCCCATCAAGCTGGTGGAGGGCCAGCCCCACAGGCAGCGGTTCACCTCCCCCCGGGCAGCTAGCAGGGCGGCATCGGCGCTCCAATCGGCAACGGAGACCGGGCCCTTGCTAAGGAAAAACTCAAAGTGACTGATGTCGGGGTCGAGCTCCTCCACCAGGCTCCACTGCTGGCGGGGGCTGAGGTCCTGGGCCCGCTCCAGCAGTTCGCCCTGGAGTAAGCGGGCCGGTGACCACACCTCGGGATTGGAAAAACCGGCGAACTCCAGGCCAGCCGTAGCCACAAAAGCCAGCAGACGCTCGATGTTGTAGCTGGTCTCCTGGGGGTGGAGATACATGTCGGCGAAGTTGGCATCGGCTGCCGTGTCGAGGGCCCAGCGCTGCTCGTGGTGACGGCGCAGCCTGTTGGTTTCAGGCAACTGGGCCAGCAGCTGCCTGCCCAGGTGCAGGCCCGCCTCGTCCGTGCCCGCACCCAGCAGGGCCAGGGCCCGTTGGGTGCGATGGATTTCCCAGCGGCCGCCGTCGGCGTAGAGGAAAAGATGCACCAATCCCCCGGGTCGCAACAACCCCGCCAGGGCCCCCAGCCCCTGCTCTGGTTCGCGCAGGTGGTGCAGCACCCCCACCGAATTGATGTAGTCAAAGGGGCCCTCACCGGCCAGGTCGAGCAGGCTGCGCTGCTCGATGCGCAGCTCCTCCACCTGGGCGGCCGCGCCAGAGCGGCGAGTGCGCTGCCGGGCCACCTCCAGGGCCCCGGCGCTGATATCCACCGCCAGCACCGCAGAGCCTGGGTTGAGGTGACAGAGGTAATCGGTGCTGACACCGGTGCCGCAGCCGGCATCCAGAATTCGCCAGCGGCGGGGGCCGCTGCCGGCCCGGGGGGGCAGGCAGCCGGTGGCTGCTGCCCAGGCACTGTCAACGCACCAGCGCCAGTTGTAACCAGGAGGTGGCCCGTCCTGAAGGGGGTCGCCCGGGTAGGGGAAGCGGTCGTAGAAGGCGCTCACCACCGGCGTGGCGGCATCACTGGCGGGCACGGCGGCATCGGCGGCTACATGCCGAGCTTTTCACGGCCGCCCACCCCCAGGCTCAGGAGCTCCGGCTGCAAACAT
Protein-coding regions in this window:
- the atpB gene encoding F0F1 ATP synthase subunit A, with the translated sequence MPLTLPLAELEVGKHLYWQLGNLKIHGQVFLSSWVVIGALLALVVVGTRKLERDPRGTQNLLEFVWDYIRDLSREQIGEKAYRDWMPFIGTLFLFIFVSNWGGALVPWKLIHLPSGELGAPTADINTTIALALLVSLAYFYAGLSRKGLRYFEYYVEPTPIMLPFKIVEDFTKPLSLSFRLFGNILADELVVAVLAFLVPLIVPLPAMFLGLFTSAIQALIFATLAAYYIGEAVHEEHH
- a CDS encoding bifunctional 2-polyprenyl-6-hydroxyphenol methylase/3-demethylubiquinol 3-O-methyltransferase UbiG, coding for MPASDAATPVVSAFYDRFPYPGDPLQDGPPPGYNWRWCVDSAWAAATGCLPPRAGSGPRRWRILDAGCGTGVSTDYLCHLNPGSAVLAVDISAGALEVARQRTRRSGAAAQVEELRIEQRSLLDLAGEGPFDYINSVGVLHHLREPEQGLGALAGLLRPGGLVHLFLYADGGRWEIHRTQRALALLGAGTDEAGLHLGRQLLAQLPETNRLRRHHEQRWALDTAADANFADMYLHPQETSYNIERLLAFVATAGLEFAGFSNPEVWSPARLLQGELLERAQDLSPRQQWSLVEELDPDISHFEFFLSKGPVSVADWSADAALLAARGEVNRCLWGWPSTSLMGPDLQPLSLSQESFELMRALEQAPNLSIGQLPLGWPAATRAAVARQLLEQRLLLPVL